TTGGTAGTGCCGTTGTGAGATGGCGATGGGTGATTGTGGGAGAGACGAGGCTTTGCCAAAGTGGCTCACGCTGCCCTCAGCGTGAACCGTGGCAGTATCCCTGATTCACCATACTCCCAACACCATAACCAAGAAGACGCCCTTACGCCGAAGGCGTTGCACATCGTCCAGCCCAACGGTCAGCTTGCGAAGCAAGCGCCACCTTGGGTAGCTGATAATGAAACTTGAACGCCGTAGGTGTTCCACAAACGGCTGCCATTCACCGGCATCGTTGCGCAACGTTCCCGGGCGGCCCACCCGCTTCAATCCCACGCATACCGTTCATCTAACTCCGCGCCGTACTTCTTGCACAAGCGGCGGAACTCATCCTGGAATCCGACCTTCCGGTGATGCTCCTCTTGATTCCGGATGTACTTGGCCAGCGCATCGATGTGGGACGGGCTCACGGAAAACGCCCCATAACCCGCCTGCCACCGGAAATCCCGGAGGTTCCGGTTGGTGACCTTGATCCACTTGGTGGTCTCGCGTTTCAAATCCCGCACGAACGCCGCCTGGGACAGGTTCCTGGACAACCGGCAAAATACATGCACATGATCCGCCACCCCGCCGATGACCACCGACGGTGACTCCATGTTCTCACACGCCCCGGCCATGTACGCATGCGTCTCGCGCCGGAACGTGGCGTCCGTGAGGAAGGTGGCACGCTCCTTCGTGGAGAACACGAAATGCTGGAAATCGCGGCTGATGGATTGGGACATCTTGAGCCGACTTTTTGTGGAACTCTTTCAGAGTTCAATTAATTTCTCGACCAAACCCAAGGTGGCGCCCGCTTCGCGTGCTTACCCTGGGCTGCACAATGTGCAACGCCTTCGGCGTAGAGGATGACACGGTTGATTCATTGCTGTGTAGACCCGAAACATCATCCTCCTAGGTCAGGAAACGATGGCTGTTTGGAGGTTGACTTTTCTCCTTGTAACTGAACAATTGATAAAGTGCCTGTGTTTCAGCATCCAGTCTTGGTTAGAAGC
The Roseimicrobium gellanilyticum DNA segment above includes these coding regions:
- a CDS encoding transposase, which codes for MSQSISRDFQHFVFSTKERATFLTDATFRRETHAYMAGACENMESPSVVIGGVADHVHVFCRLSRNLSQAAFVRDLKRETTKWIKVTNRNLRDFRWQAGYGAFSVSPSHIDALAKYIRNQEEHHRKVGFQDEFRRLCKKYGAELDERYAWD